From one Caldithrix abyssi DSM 13497 genomic stretch:
- a CDS encoding carbohydrate ABC transporter permease, with protein sequence MKTIIFKKYLKNLSLMFLTFCAICWLTAPYLWQIITSLKPTAELSQLPPFFPSRIDWSHYRVVLSSSDFQRFILNSLIVASLTSLLAFAAGSLTSFATAFFNFRKKALLLSSILAISMYPPIAIVSPLFLMIKAANLRDTYWALILPYSSFALPFMVWTLHNFFKQVPAEILEAARLDGCTNFQLYRRVVLPLSRPAIFTTSILVFIFAWNEFVFALTFTATPKSQTIPVGIALFPGIYEIPWGDIAAASIVVTLPLILLVFIFEKQIISGLTAGSVKY encoded by the coding sequence TTGAAAACAATAATCTTTAAAAAATATTTGAAAAATTTGTCGTTAATGTTTTTAACCTTTTGTGCTATTTGCTGGCTGACCGCGCCCTATCTCTGGCAAATCATCACTTCCCTGAAGCCGACGGCCGAACTGTCCCAACTGCCGCCTTTTTTCCCTTCCAGGATCGACTGGAGTCACTACCGCGTTGTGTTAAGCAGCAGCGATTTTCAACGTTTTATTTTAAACAGTTTGATCGTAGCCTCGCTGACCAGCCTGCTGGCCTTTGCCGCCGGCTCTTTAACCTCTTTTGCCACCGCTTTTTTTAATTTCAGAAAAAAGGCGCTGCTTTTGAGTTCCATTCTGGCCATTTCCATGTATCCGCCCATCGCCATCGTCAGTCCGCTGTTTTTAATGATCAAAGCGGCTAATCTGCGCGATACGTACTGGGCGCTGATCTTACCATACAGCTCGTTCGCCCTGCCTTTTATGGTATGGACGCTGCACAATTTTTTCAAACAGGTGCCGGCAGAGATTTTAGAAGCCGCGCGCCTGGATGGTTGCACCAATTTCCAGCTTTATCGCCGCGTTGTGCTTCCCCTTTCCCGTCCGGCTATTTTTACCACCAGCATTCTGGTCTTTATCTTTGCCTGGAATGAATTCGTCTTTGCCCTCACCTTTACGGCCACGCCCAAATCGCAGACCATTCCCGTGGGCATTGCCCTCTTTCCCGGCATTTACGAAATTCCCTGGGGCGACATTGCCGCGGCCAGTATTGTGGTCACCCTGCCGCTGATTCTGCTGGTCTTTATCTTTGAAAAACAGATTATCTCCGGCCTGACGGCTGGATCGGTTAAATATTGA
- a CDS encoding hemerythrin domain-containing protein: MKRSYALETLSWEHHNGLVLVFRLEQGMQFDASVEEIKRYLLHVWQTALLIHIDLEEKYLMVPEYLRDLKDYLQQMQGDHQIFAEMMKKLNKMKSEQEIRNLIQQFSEKLKTHIRFEERELFPAFEKMLTRVEAKQLGGKLHEVHKPIDLSWPNEFWKRKNGSEQ; encoded by the coding sequence ATGAAGCGCAGTTACGCCCTTGAAACCTTATCGTGGGAGCATCATAACGGCCTTGTTCTGGTCTTTCGGCTGGAGCAGGGCATGCAATTTGACGCGTCCGTGGAAGAGATAAAACGATATCTTTTGCACGTCTGGCAAACCGCGCTTCTGATTCATATTGACCTGGAAGAAAAATATTTGATGGTTCCTGAATATCTCAGGGACTTAAAGGATTATTTACAACAGATGCAGGGCGATCATCAAATATTTGCTGAGATGATGAAAAAATTGAACAAGATGAAATCCGAGCAGGAAATACGGAACCTCATCCAGCAATTTTCCGAGAAATTAAAGACGCATATTCGTTTTGAAGAAAGAGAATTATTTCCGGCGTTTGAAAAGATGCTTACCAGGGTTGAAGCGAAACAATTAGGCGGAAAATTACACGAGGTTCATAAACCGATTGATTTAAGCTGGCCAAATGAATTTTGGAAAAGAAAAAATGGATCGGAGCAATGA
- the ndk gene encoding nucleoside-diphosphate kinase produces the protein MNKTLAIIKPDGVANGLIGEIIKRIEQEGLKIIGMRMTQLDRRQAEGFYYVHRSRPFFHSLIEYMTSGPVVLMVLKGPNAIDRWRTLMGATDPRKADPGTIRAEMGLNIERNVVHGSDSGDSAMYEINYFFKGSDLVE, from the coding sequence ATGAACAAAACTCTGGCAATTATTAAACCCGACGGGGTGGCTAATGGCCTGATCGGCGAAATCATCAAACGCATTGAACAGGAAGGTCTTAAGATCATCGGCATGCGCATGACGCAGCTCGACCGGCGGCAGGCCGAAGGCTTCTATTACGTCCATCGTTCCAGGCCCTTTTTCCACAGTCTGATCGAATACATGACTTCCGGGCCGGTGGTGTTGATGGTTCTCAAAGGCCCCAACGCCATCGATCGCTGGCGCACATTAATGGGCGCGACCGATCCCCGCAAGGCAGATCCGGGCACCATTCGCGCCGAAATGGGATTGAACATCGAGCGCAATGTGGTGCATGGATCCGATTCTGGCGATTCCGCCATGTATGAAATCAATTATTTTTTTAAAGGAAGCGATTTAGTCGAATAA
- a CDS encoding multiheme c-type cytochrome, with the protein MRITYSIFLLLFGFTLAFAEQTCVTCHQNITPGIVTDWEISKHSKNEVGCATCHGDGHSSASDVANVDIPTPETCANCHEDQVTQFKKGKHALAWAAMKAMPSIHYQPMTLTEGMKGCGGCHKLGIKTEEEIRQLKKEGAGFGVASCDACHTRHTFSKKEAQQPQACQTCHMGFDHPQWEMYSSSKHGVRALLKQTGQIDESASAPTCQTCHMAEGNHEVRTAWGFLAVRTDGLGPYPGEDEEWWKDRVTILQALGVLSPEGKPTARLDVVAKADVARLSKEAFDKERNKMIKVCSQCHSENFAKAELEKGDNLIREGDKLLAEAIRIVADLYKDGILEKPEGYASNFPDLLTFHDAPTTIEQTLFEMHLKHRMRLFQGAFHNNPDYSLWYGWSEMVRDLTEIKEKAKELRARHSQK; encoded by the coding sequence ATGAGAATTACCTACTCAATTTTTCTGCTGTTATTCGGCTTTACACTGGCATTTGCCGAGCAGACGTGTGTAACCTGTCACCAGAATATTACGCCTGGTATTGTAACCGACTGGGAAATCAGTAAACACTCGAAAAACGAGGTCGGTTGCGCCACCTGTCACGGTGACGGACACAGCTCGGCCAGCGATGTGGCCAATGTGGATATTCCCACTCCCGAAACCTGCGCCAACTGCCACGAAGATCAGGTAACGCAATTTAAAAAGGGCAAACATGCCCTGGCCTGGGCGGCGATGAAGGCTATGCCTTCCATCCACTATCAACCGATGACCCTTACGGAAGGAATGAAAGGTTGCGGCGGCTGTCATAAACTGGGTATTAAAACGGAAGAAGAGATCAGACAGTTGAAAAAAGAGGGCGCCGGCTTTGGAGTGGCCTCGTGCGATGCCTGTCATACGCGTCACACATTTTCTAAAAAAGAAGCCCAGCAGCCTCAGGCTTGCCAGACCTGCCACATGGGCTTCGATCATCCGCAATGGGAAATGTATTCCTCATCCAAACATGGCGTTCGTGCCTTATTAAAACAAACCGGACAAATTGATGAATCTGCTTCTGCGCCGACCTGTCAAACCTGTCACATGGCCGAAGGCAATCATGAAGTGCGCACGGCCTGGGGCTTTTTAGCGGTTCGTACCGATGGGCTTGGGCCTTACCCTGGCGAAGATGAAGAGTGGTGGAAAGACCGCGTAACCATTCTGCAGGCGCTGGGCGTATTAAGCCCGGAAGGTAAGCCAACCGCCAGACTGGATGTGGTGGCCAAAGCGGATGTTGCCCGTTTGAGCAAAGAAGCCTTTGATAAAGAACGGAATAAGATGATCAAAGTTTGCTCCCAGTGCCATTCCGAAAACTTTGCCAAAGCCGAGCTGGAAAAAGGCGACAACCTGATTCGCGAAGGCGATAAACTGCTGGCCGAAGCCATCCGCATTGTAGCCGATTTGTACAAAGACGGAATCCTCGAAAAACCTGAAGGCTATGCCAGCAATTTCCCGGATCTGTTAACCTTCCATGACGCGCCAACCACAATCGAACAGACTCTGTTCGAAATGCACCTTAAACATCGTATGCGTTTATTCCAGGGCGCATTCCATAACAATCCGGACTACTCATTGTGGTACGGCTGGAGTGAAATGGTGCGCGATTTAACGGAAATCAAAGAAAAAGCCAAAGAATTACGCGCCAGACATTCCCAAAAATAG
- a CDS encoding PepSY-associated TM helix domain-containing protein, which produces MKFKNLIYIKSRWIHKVFGLILIPFLIWMSISGIILNHPEVFAGFNVPSWLVPSHYHIKNWNRSSIIGAVHVNDTDMFIYGKKGVWQVDDARKVHYVGQGFPQADYYKKTNHMIFLTHGNDSLLIAATDGGLFMASLSRLNWQKIELPGKPEKLKKILKIDDTLLVFGESNVFRADLTKSALQFSIATPLREETEKSVTMVQLFFDIHDGKAWGLAGKLLMDFIGLVIIFASVTGFYVWFSPWRNRKRANSTFKTRTIARLRSWNKWHIKIGALVVVFFILLGSTGLFMRPPFLAAIAEKDVPATYYPGKLSQNPWERKIQNALYDPFRDRLIIATSEGLWAGPGDLRQEFKKINLNVPIFVMGPTYFECLPNGHYRIASFNGIFDYNPQTDQAVDLITGQIPNNVSTVRPADIMVTGYFQLNDGSEWITAHEQGICNMEGKVVNIWRVPESMIDINSLSLWNFMFELHNGRIFKSVVGSLYILIIPLGSILFLLISFSGLYDWAFRKFRKKRTLLVARPNNLLSKNFNRQKKMVEV; this is translated from the coding sequence ATGAAATTTAAGAATTTAATATATATCAAGTCACGATGGATTCACAAAGTGTTTGGTTTAATTTTGATTCCGTTTTTGATCTGGATGAGTATCTCCGGGATCATTTTAAACCATCCGGAGGTGTTTGCCGGCTTTAACGTTCCTTCGTGGCTTGTTCCTTCCCATTATCACATCAAAAACTGGAACCGAAGCAGTATTATCGGCGCGGTTCACGTTAATGATACGGACATGTTTATTTATGGGAAAAAAGGCGTATGGCAGGTTGATGATGCGCGGAAAGTGCATTACGTGGGGCAGGGTTTTCCGCAGGCCGATTATTATAAAAAGACCAACCACATGATCTTTCTTACACATGGAAATGATTCACTGTTAATCGCCGCCACGGATGGCGGTTTATTCATGGCGTCGCTCAGCCGTCTAAACTGGCAAAAAATTGAATTACCAGGAAAACCGGAAAAATTGAAGAAAATCCTGAAAATAGACGACACCCTGCTGGTATTTGGCGAATCCAATGTTTTTAGAGCGGATTTAACAAAAAGCGCGCTACAATTTTCCATAGCAACCCCCTTGCGAGAAGAAACAGAAAAAAGCGTGACCATGGTTCAACTGTTTTTTGATATCCATGACGGTAAGGCGTGGGGGCTTGCCGGTAAGCTGTTAATGGATTTTATCGGTTTGGTGATTATCTTTGCCAGTGTAACCGGCTTTTACGTCTGGTTCTCTCCCTGGCGCAATCGAAAACGGGCCAATTCAACGTTTAAAACCCGGACGATCGCACGCCTGCGAAGCTGGAATAAGTGGCACATCAAAATAGGCGCGCTGGTTGTGGTGTTCTTCATTTTGTTGGGTAGTACCGGGCTTTTTATGCGACCGCCTTTTCTGGCGGCCATTGCAGAGAAAGATGTGCCCGCCACTTATTACCCCGGTAAATTGAGCCAGAATCCCTGGGAACGTAAAATTCAGAATGCGCTTTATGATCCCTTTCGCGATCGGCTTATTATCGCCACCAGCGAGGGATTGTGGGCAGGGCCAGGCGACCTGCGCCAGGAATTCAAAAAGATTAATTTGAACGTACCCATCTTTGTAATGGGGCCAACCTACTTTGAATGTTTACCCAATGGCCATTATCGCATCGCCTCTTTTAACGGTATTTTTGATTACAATCCGCAAACCGATCAGGCGGTTGATCTAATCACCGGCCAGATTCCAAACAATGTATCCACCGTTCGACCTGCCGACATAATGGTCACCGGCTACTTCCAGCTAAATGACGGCTCGGAATGGATTACAGCCCATGAGCAGGGAATATGTAACATGGAGGGAAAAGTCGTAAATATTTGGCGCGTGCCGGAGTCCATGATTGACATCAATTCTTTAAGTTTGTGGAACTTTATGTTCGAATTACACAATGGCAGAATTTTTAAATCCGTGGTAGGTAGTTTGTACATTCTGATTATCCCGCTGGGTTCTATCCTGTTCCTCTTAATTTCCTTTAGTGGGCTGTACGACTGGGCCTTTAGAAAGTTCAGAAAAAAAAGAACGCTGTTGGTTGCCCGGCCCAACAACTTATTATCAAAAAATTTTAATCGACAGAAGAAAATGGTGGAGGTGTAA
- the selB gene encoding selenocysteine-specific translation elongation factor, whose amino-acid sequence MKRHIIIGTAGHIDHGKTALIKALTDIDTDVLKEEKERGITIELGFAYWKDNITIIDVPGHERFVKTMVAGVSTVDLFLLVIAADDGIMPQTREHLDILKFFGVKNGLVALNKIDLVDDEWRELILLEIEEFLRANGYDNTPIIPVSAVTGQGVDELRNILTQKIEQCAERASTRPFRLNVDRSFSVHGSGTVVTGTVLSDAISVDDNVVILPEGRLSKIRGIQVHQKDVTSALVGQRAAINLSNVSREEVERGKTLTRPNTLEPVREFLAVLHTSSQIPMKIKKHQEVRVYLGTAEILGRIAWFEENPSLEAEQTYHVRIRLEEAGVCAPGDAVLIRTTSPFFTIAGGRVLFLNPPPMGRMRHRWQEIFKTLRNGQLKERIKIFFEYQGFSAVNLSNLATQFFEKKETLESALTALIKENFLLSIEQQNEKHFVAIPALDEAQDRLLSAIHSRLTNSSKALNGFNKSELKSMLKPPCANDLFFDRLLQRMVNRKALVAIDDLYLTPELANMEARQKQAAKALEVICDAGFQALTFQQIAEALSLAPDALKPLLSNLVKQGKIHSLAGSYYLHDEFLQKILAYLKKSFAEKRELDIASFKNFTGLTRKVLIPLLEYLDQKQFTIRQGDVRIKGPMLN is encoded by the coding sequence ATGAAAAGACACATCATCATCGGCACGGCCGGACACATCGATCACGGCAAAACAGCCTTAATCAAAGCCTTGACCGATATCGATACCGATGTTTTAAAAGAAGAAAAGGAGCGCGGTATCACCATCGAGCTGGGCTTTGCTTACTGGAAAGACAACATTACCATCATCGACGTTCCCGGTCATGAGCGTTTTGTAAAAACCATGGTGGCCGGCGTGAGCACGGTTGATCTTTTTCTGCTGGTCATCGCCGCCGATGACGGCATCATGCCCCAGACCAGAGAGCATTTAGACATCCTTAAATTTTTTGGCGTTAAAAACGGGCTGGTGGCGCTGAATAAAATTGATCTGGTAGATGATGAATGGCGCGAATTAATATTGCTGGAAATAGAAGAATTTTTGCGCGCCAACGGCTACGACAACACGCCTATCATTCCGGTTTCCGCCGTCACCGGACAGGGCGTGGATGAATTAAGAAACATACTCACTCAAAAAATAGAACAATGCGCCGAACGCGCCAGCACGCGGCCCTTTCGCCTGAACGTTGACCGCAGCTTCAGCGTGCATGGTTCGGGCACGGTGGTTACCGGTACGGTTTTATCCGACGCCATCAGTGTTGACGACAATGTGGTTATCCTTCCGGAAGGCAGGCTCAGTAAAATACGCGGCATTCAGGTTCATCAAAAAGACGTAACCAGCGCGCTGGTCGGACAACGGGCGGCCATCAATTTGAGCAATGTTTCCAGAGAAGAAGTGGAGCGCGGCAAAACGTTAACGCGTCCGAATACACTGGAGCCGGTTCGGGAATTTCTGGCCGTTCTTCACACCTCGTCGCAAATTCCCATGAAAATCAAAAAACATCAGGAAGTGCGCGTCTATCTGGGTACGGCCGAAATACTGGGCCGTATTGCCTGGTTCGAAGAGAACCCCAGCCTGGAGGCGGAACAGACCTACCATGTGCGCATCCGTCTGGAAGAAGCCGGTGTTTGCGCGCCCGGCGATGCGGTGCTGATTCGCACCACTTCTCCATTTTTCACCATTGCCGGCGGACGCGTTCTTTTCCTCAATCCTCCGCCCATGGGCAGAATGCGCCACCGCTGGCAGGAAATATTTAAAACCTTACGTAACGGTCAGCTTAAAGAGCGGATTAAAATCTTTTTTGAATATCAGGGATTTAGCGCCGTGAATTTGTCCAATCTTGCCACACAATTTTTTGAAAAAAAGGAAACTCTTGAAAGCGCGCTGACGGCCTTAATAAAAGAGAATTTTTTGCTTTCCATTGAACAGCAGAACGAAAAGCATTTTGTGGCCATTCCAGCTCTGGACGAAGCGCAGGATCGCCTGCTGTCGGCCATTCATTCCCGTTTAACGAATAGCAGTAAAGCGCTAAACGGTTTCAATAAAAGCGAGCTTAAATCCATGTTAAAACCGCCCTGCGCCAATGATCTGTTTTTCGATCGTTTGCTGCAGCGTATGGTCAACCGCAAGGCGCTGGTAGCCATCGACGATTTGTATCTCACGCCGGAGCTGGCCAATATGGAAGCCAGGCAGAAGCAGGCCGCAAAAGCCCTGGAGGTCATTTGTGATGCCGGCTTTCAGGCATTGACCTTCCAGCAAATTGCAGAGGCGCTGAGCCTAGCGCCAGACGCCCTAAAACCCTTGCTTTCCAATCTGGTCAAACAGGGTAAAATTCACTCGCTGGCCGGCAGCTACTATCTGCACGATGAATTCTTGCAAAAAATTTTGGCTTATTTAAAAAAGTCCTTTGCCGAAAAAAGAGAACTGGATATTGCCAGTTTTAAAAATTTCACCGGATTGACTCGCAAGGTGCTCATTCCGCTGCTGGAATATCTGGATCAAAAACAGTTTACCATAAGGCAGGGAGATGTACGCATTAAGGGGCCCATGCTCAATTGA
- a CDS encoding peroxiredoxin: MSKVLFVAFLLMGILMIPFQSKAQVLGPCGQSPDEKATVTVKKDVVKESALKVNPIPLPGQRAIDFELTGVVGNEIKTVKLSDYQGKWRILCFFPAAFTFVUPTELAAVAAKYDELKKLNVEVIAISTDTHFTHWMWKKTSPTVKNVEYPICGDPSGAVSRAYGVWQEKSGLNQRGRFIINPDGIIMAVEVLTGPVGRNVDELIRQIKAMQEVAKNPGKAAPAGWKPGDKLIGTGKDYIGKY, translated from the coding sequence ATGAGTAAGGTGTTGTTTGTCGCCTTTCTACTGATGGGCATTCTTATGATTCCCTTTCAAAGCAAGGCGCAGGTTTTAGGCCCGTGTGGGCAGTCGCCAGATGAAAAAGCCACTGTAACCGTAAAAAAGGACGTGGTAAAGGAGAGCGCGTTAAAGGTCAATCCCATCCCGTTACCTGGGCAGCGCGCTATTGATTTTGAATTAACGGGCGTTGTCGGGAATGAAATTAAAACCGTTAAACTTTCGGACTATCAGGGTAAATGGCGCATTTTGTGCTTTTTCCCCGCTGCTTTCACCTTTGTCTGACCTACCGAATTGGCTGCAGTTGCAGCTAAGTACGATGAATTAAAAAAATTAAATGTAGAAGTTATTGCCATCAGTACAGACACTCATTTTACGCACTGGATGTGGAAAAAAACTTCCCCAACCGTCAAAAATGTTGAATATCCGATTTGCGGTGATCCCAGCGGCGCTGTTTCCAGAGCTTATGGCGTGTGGCAGGAAAAGTCCGGTTTGAATCAGCGCGGGCGGTTTATCATCAATCCGGATGGAATTATCATGGCGGTGGAAGTGCTTACCGGCCCGGTTGGCCGCAATGTGGATGAGTTAATCAGGCAGATTAAGGCCATGCAAGAAGTGGCTAAAAATCCTGGTAAAGCGGCGCCTGCCGGCTGGAAACCAGGCGACAAACTAATTGGTACGGGAAAAGATTACATCGGAAAGTATTAG